Proteins encoded by one window of Cyanobium sp. NS01:
- a CDS encoding sulfotransferase family protein, with product MAASDHHFLHLPGHHLLYGRVPKAANSSVKAALTRLIRPELQRNRHGLGQRLLRALQPHRSWQSLSSQVDQFWDLLPSSIARPVDRATARQLRAHCFSFAVVRNPFDRLLSAYNNKVIENPSCTARLRAIGVERGMALPQFIERLCAADSAALDVHVLPQAEILCLDAEPLPTWVAYAESLELHWPFLVQRARRAGVPGLMRQLPDKNSRRQGQSTDLEQLLAQPQLVQLLRQRYVDDFSFFYPWLLEGNLTVAQVRQGGPRRPRHFVPAQ from the coding sequence ATGGCGGCTTCTGACCACCACTTTCTGCACCTGCCCGGCCACCATCTGCTCTATGGGCGCGTGCCCAAGGCGGCCAACAGCAGCGTCAAGGCGGCCCTCACCCGACTGATCCGACCGGAGCTGCAGCGCAACCGCCATGGCCTGGGCCAGCGGTTGCTGCGGGCGCTGCAGCCCCATCGCTCCTGGCAATCCCTCTCCTCCCAGGTGGACCAGTTCTGGGATCTGCTGCCGAGCAGCATCGCCCGCCCCGTGGACCGCGCCACCGCCAGACAGCTGCGGGCGCACTGCTTCAGCTTCGCGGTGGTGCGCAACCCCTTTGATCGCCTGCTCTCGGCCTACAACAACAAGGTGATCGAAAACCCCAGCTGCACGGCCCGGCTGCGGGCCATCGGCGTGGAGCGGGGCATGGCGCTGCCCCAGTTCATCGAGCGCCTCTGCGCAGCGGATTCGGCGGCTCTCGATGTGCACGTGCTGCCCCAGGCGGAGATCCTCTGCCTGGATGCGGAGCCCCTGCCCACCTGGGTGGCCTATGCCGAGAGCCTGGAGCTGCATTGGCCCTTCCTGGTGCAGCGGGCCCGCCGCGCCGGCGTGCCGGGCCTGATGCGTCAGCTGCCGGACAAGAACAGCCGCCGCCAGGGCCAGAGCACCGATCTCGAGCAACTGCTGGCCCAACCGCAGCTGGTGCAGCTGCTGCGCCAGCGCTACGTCGACGACTTCAGCTTCTTCTACCCCTGGCTGCTGGAGGGGAACCTGACAGTGGCGCAGGTGCGGCAGGGAGGCCCGCGCCGGCCGCGCCACTTCGTGCCGGCTCAGTAG
- a CDS encoding NAD(P)H-quinone oxidoreductase subunit J: MPESAPSPEALASVEPGPVSRWLQSQGFDHTVLPPDHLGVEVLGVEPAFLPLLATALKADGFDYLQCQGGYDEGPGGRLVSFYHLVKLGVLADSSAGLAKLPAEVRPQEVRLKVFLARDGALTIPSLYGLFRGADWQERETFDMYGIQFEGHPHPKRLLMPEDWKGWPLRKDYVQPDFYEMQDAY, translated from the coding sequence ATGCCTGAGTCCGCCCCCAGCCCCGAAGCGCTCGCCTCCGTGGAGCCCGGGCCAGTGAGCCGGTGGCTGCAGAGCCAGGGCTTTGACCACACGGTGCTGCCCCCGGATCACCTCGGCGTGGAAGTGCTCGGCGTTGAGCCGGCCTTCCTGCCACTTCTGGCCACCGCCCTCAAGGCCGACGGCTTCGACTACCTGCAGTGCCAGGGCGGCTACGACGAGGGGCCAGGCGGCCGTCTGGTGAGCTTCTACCACCTGGTGAAGCTGGGTGTCCTCGCTGACAGCAGCGCCGGCCTGGCCAAGCTGCCCGCCGAGGTGCGGCCCCAGGAGGTGCGCCTCAAGGTGTTTCTGGCTCGCGACGGCGCCCTCACCATCCCCAGCCTCTACGGCCTGTTCCGCGGCGCCGACTGGCAGGAGCGCGAGACCTTCGACATGTACGGCATCCAGTTCGAAGGCCATCCCCATCCCAAACGGCTGCTGATGCCGGAGGACTGGAAGGGCTGGCCGCTGCGCAAGGACTACGTGCAGCCTGACTTCTACGAGATGCAGGACGCCTACTGA
- the nuoB gene encoding NADH-quinone oxidoreductase subunit NuoB, giving the protein MTLTPQTSPSIDALRDVRAASCGPVGSPAVTSDLSENVILTTLDDLHNWARLSSLWPLLYGTACCFIEFAALIGSRFDFDRFGLVPRSSPRQADLLIVAGTVTMKMGPALVRLYEQMPEPKYVIAMGACTITGGMFSADSTTAVRGVDKLIPVDLYLPGCPPRPEAIFDAVIKLRKKVGNEALAERGNLRPTHRYCTVAHQMTPVEPIVTGAYLEAETQRRALAAAAGLPLGSLEAEAASTEPVPAAESPPPTAESSDA; this is encoded by the coding sequence ATGACCCTCACCCCCCAGACCAGCCCCAGCATCGACGCGCTGCGGGACGTGCGTGCCGCCAGTTGCGGCCCCGTCGGCAGCCCGGCTGTCACCTCGGATCTGTCGGAGAACGTGATTCTCACGACCCTCGATGACCTGCACAACTGGGCCCGGCTCAGCAGCCTCTGGCCCCTGCTCTACGGCACGGCCTGCTGCTTCATCGAGTTCGCGGCCCTGATCGGCTCCCGCTTCGACTTCGACCGCTTCGGTCTGGTGCCCCGCTCCAGCCCCCGCCAGGCCGACCTGCTGATCGTGGCCGGCACGGTGACCATGAAGATGGGCCCGGCCCTGGTGCGCCTCTATGAGCAGATGCCTGAGCCGAAGTACGTGATCGCCATGGGGGCCTGCACGATCACCGGTGGCATGTTCTCGGCCGACTCCACCACCGCGGTGCGGGGCGTTGACAAGCTGATTCCCGTGGACCTCTACCTGCCCGGTTGCCCGCCGCGGCCCGAGGCCATCTTCGATGCGGTGATCAAGCTGCGCAAGAAGGTGGGCAATGAGGCGCTGGCTGAGCGCGGCAACCTGCGGCCCACCCACCGCTACTGCACCGTGGCCCACCAGATGACGCCCGTCGAGCCGATCGTCACCGGCGCCTATCTCGAGGCCGAAACCCAGCGCCGGGCCCTGGCCGCCGCAGCCGGCCTGCCGCTCGGCAGCCTCGAAGCCGAGGCAGCCAGCACGGAGCCCGTGCCCGCTGCTGAGAGCCCCCCCCCCACCGCCGAGTCAAGCGATGCCTGA